The Tepidibacter aestuarii genome contains a region encoding:
- the larC2 gene encoding nickel pincer cofactor biosynthesis protein LarC2: MNANIDDMNSEIYSYLYEEILNMGALDVYTHSIYMKKNRPAVKLCVLCEKDNLNKIIEYILKETTTFGIRFNEFKRETLDRKFIKLKTTYGNISIKFAYHKDKIVKYAPEYEECKIIAQKYNVPLKDVYDNINYDVKRYLNI, translated from the coding sequence ATAAATGCCAATATAGATGATATGAACTCGGAGATATATTCTTACTTATATGAAGAAATATTAAATATGGGAGCTCTTGATGTATATACTCACAGTATATACATGAAAAAGAATAGACCCGCAGTTAAATTATGTGTATTATGTGAAAAGGATAATTTAAATAAAATAATAGAATATATATTAAAAGAGACGACTACGTTTGGCATCAGATTTAATGAATTTAAAAGAGAGACTTTAGATAGAAAATTTATAAAGTTAAAAACAACTTATGGTAATATATCTATAAAATTTGCATATCATAAAGATAAAATAGTAAAATATGCACCTGAATATGAAGAATGCAAAATTATAGCTCAAAAATATAATGTTCCATTAAAAGACGTGTATGATAATATAAATTATGATGTGAAAAGGTATTTAAATATTTGA
- the guaB gene encoding IMP dehydrogenase: MSKIVKEGLTFDDVLLIPQKSDVLPSDVDLSTYLTKKIKLNIPLMSAGMDTVTESKMAIAMAREGGIGIIHKNMTIKEQALEVDKVKRSEHGLIVDPFYLSKEHTIKDADELMGRYRISGVPIVDDNNKLIGIITNRDIRFEEDFSRKIENVMTKREDLIVAEEGTSLEEAQKVLRQNKIEKLPIVDSDGLLKGLITIKDIERKVKHPNSAKDSGGRLLCGAAIGITHDMMERVEALVQAKVDVVTLDTAHGHSKGVIEGVKKIKAKYPELQVIAGNVATYEATEELIQAGADCIKVGIGPGSICTTRVVAGIGVPQVTAIMDCYEAAKKYDIPIIADGGIKYSGDVVKAIAAGGSVVMMGSMFAGTEESPGEKIIYKGRSFKAYRGMGSIGAMEQGSKDRYFQTGSRKLVPEGIEGMVAYKGNVEDILFQLAGGIRSGMGYCGAPTIDKLMENGKFTRITGAGLKESHPHDVTITKEAPNYSAQGEN; the protein is encoded by the coding sequence ATGAGTAAAATTGTAAAAGAAGGATTAACTTTTGATGATGTATTATTAATTCCTCAAAAATCGGACGTACTACCAAGTGATGTAGATTTATCGACATATCTTACTAAAAAAATAAAATTAAATATACCTTTAATGAGTGCAGGTATGGATACAGTAACTGAATCTAAGATGGCTATAGCCATGGCAAGAGAAGGTGGAATAGGAATAATCCATAAAAACATGACTATTAAAGAACAAGCTTTAGAGGTTGATAAGGTAAAAAGAAGTGAGCATGGGTTAATAGTAGATCCTTTCTATTTAAGCAAAGAGCATACTATAAAAGATGCAGATGAATTAATGGGAAGATATAGAATATCTGGTGTTCCAATAGTAGATGATAATAATAAATTAATCGGAATAATAACTAATAGAGATATAAGATTCGAAGAAGACTTTTCTAGAAAAATAGAAAATGTTATGACTAAAAGAGAAGATTTAATAGTTGCAGAAGAAGGAACTTCTCTTGAAGAAGCTCAAAAGGTACTAAGACAAAATAAAATAGAAAAGCTTCCTATAGTAGATTCAGATGGACTTTTAAAAGGACTTATAACTATAAAAGATATAGAAAGAAAAGTAAAACACCCTAATTCAGCTAAAGACTCAGGAGGAAGACTATTATGTGGAGCAGCTATAGGTATAACTCATGATATGATGGAAAGAGTAGAAGCTTTAGTACAAGCTAAAGTTGATGTTGTAACTCTAGATACAGCTCACGGACATTCGAAAGGAGTTATAGAAGGAGTCAAAAAGATAAAAGCAAAATATCCAGAACTTCAAGTTATAGCTGGAAACGTAGCAACGTATGAAGCGACAGAAGAATTAATACAAGCTGGAGCAGATTGTATTAAGGTAGGAATAGGACCAGGATCTATATGTACAACAAGAGTGGTAGCAGGAATTGGAGTACCACAAGTAACAGCTATAATGGATTGTTATGAAGCTGCTAAAAAATACGATATCCCAATAATAGCAGATGGAGGAATTAAGTACTCAGGTGATGTGGTTAAGGCTATTGCTGCTGGAGGATCTGTTGTAATGATGGGATCTATGTTTGCTGGAACTGAAGAAAGTCCAGGAGAGAAGATAATATACAAAGGAAGATCGTTTAAGGCATATAGAGGAATGGGATCTATAGGAGCTATGGAACAAGGATCTAAAGATAGATATTTCCAAACAGGATCTAGAAAATTAGTACCTGAAGGTATTGAAGGAATGGTAGCTTATAAAGGAAATGTTGAAGATATATTATTCCAATTAGCGGGAGGAATAAGATCTGGTATGGGATACTGCGGAGCACCAACTATAGATAAATTGATGGAGAATGGGAAATTTACAAGGATAACAGGAGCTGGACTTAAAGAAAGTCATCCTCATGATGTAAC